The following are encoded in a window of Staphylococcus piscifermentans genomic DNA:
- the nreC gene encoding nitrate respiration regulation response regulator NreC (Involved in the regulation of the the nitrate reductase operon narGHJI), giving the protein MKIVIADDHAVVRTGFSMILNFQEDMEVVDTAAEGVEAYQKVMQHHPDVLIMDLSMPPGESGLIATSKIVESFPDTKILILTMYDDEEYLFHVLRNGAKGYILKNAPDEQLVSAVRTVYRGDTYIDPKMTTSLVNEFVNSTGQDAKNTNDPFRILSKRELEILPLIAKGYGNKEIAEKLFVSVKTVEAHKTHIMQKLNLKSKPELVEYALKKKLLDF; this is encoded by the coding sequence TTGAAGATAGTGATTGCAGATGATCATGCAGTAGTAAGAACCGGCTTCTCTATGATTTTGAATTTTCAAGAGGACATGGAAGTGGTCGACACTGCTGCTGAAGGTGTGGAAGCTTACCAGAAAGTAATGCAGCACCATCCGGATGTTTTAATTATGGACTTAAGCATGCCTCCAGGAGAATCAGGACTGATTGCTACAAGTAAGATTGTAGAAAGCTTTCCTGATACGAAGATTTTAATTTTAACAATGTATGATGATGAAGAATATTTATTTCATGTCTTGCGTAATGGTGCCAAGGGTTATATTTTGAAAAATGCACCTGATGAGCAATTGGTTTCTGCTGTGCGCACAGTTTATCGTGGCGACACGTATATTGACCCTAAAATGACGACCTCATTAGTCAATGAATTCGTGAACAGTACTGGGCAAGATGCTAAAAATACGAACGATCCATTTCGAATCTTGTCAAAACGTGAATTAGAAATTCTGCCTTTAATTGCTAAAGGATATGGAAATAAAGAAATTGCTGAGAAATTGTTTGTGTCAGTGAAAACAGTAGAAGCACATAAAACACATATTATGCAGAAATTAAATTTAAAATCAAAGCCAGAACTGGTAGAGTATGCTTTGAAGAAAAAACTGTTAGATTTCTGA
- the nreA gene encoding nitrate respiration regulation accessory nitrate sensor NreA, giving the protein MNSVIASDYFDYQAALDEIRVTERFDFAAIALPEDDSHCAIIKWKYASGNINNRYRMIVLRPGKGLAGLVIRTGARKVIADVESELSQNDKLGYPIVLSEVLTAMIAIPLWKNNRVYGALLLGQREGRPLPAGSEKFCIQSRLGSFTDEINK; this is encoded by the coding sequence TTGAATAGTGTAATTGCTTCAGACTACTTTGACTATCAAGCCGCTTTGGATGAAATCAGAGTAACAGAGAGATTTGATTTTGCAGCGATTGCATTGCCTGAAGATGATTCCCATTGTGCAATCATTAAATGGAAATATGCATCCGGCAATATTAATAACCGTTATCGCATGATTGTTTTAAGACCTGGCAAAGGGTTGGCCGGATTAGTGATTCGAACAGGCGCTCGAAAAGTTATTGCAGATGTTGAGTCTGAATTGAGTCAAAATGACAAATTAGGTTACCCGATTGTCTTAAGTGAAGTGTTGACGGCTATGATTGCAATTCCCTTATGGAAGAACAATCGCGTTTACGGTGCTTTGCTTTTAGGACAGCGAGAGGGCCGTCCGTTACCCGCAGGCAGTGAGAAATTTTGTATTCAGAGCAGGTTAGGGAGTTTTACAGATGAAATCAACAAATAA
- the narH gene encoding nitrate reductase subunit beta — MKIKAQVAMVLNLDKCIGCHTCSVTCKNTWTNRPGAEYIWFNNVETKPGVGYPKRWEDQEHYKGGWTLNKKGKLDLKSGSRWSKIAFGKIFYNPDMPVIKDYYEPWTYNYEHLTTAKASKHSPVATAHSVISGDKIDLQWGPNWEDDLAGAHVTAPEDPNVQRIEEKIQFDFDQTFMMYLPRLCEHCLNPSCVASCPSGAMYKRDEDGIVLVDQDACRGWRYCMTGCPYKKVYFNWKTNKAEKCTFCFPRVEAGMPTVCSETCTGRMRYLGVLLYDADRVHEVASCENEQDLYEKQCELFLNPYDEDVIEQAKKDGISMDWIEAAQNSPVYKLAIEYKLAFPLHPEYRTLPMVWYCPPLSPIMNYFEGKDSIKNPDAIFPAIEEMRLPIEYLASLLTAGDTKSVKEALQRMAMMRSYMRAQVTGKDFDTDRLARLGLTERQTKDMYRLLAIAKYEDRFVIPTSHKEQYMDTYAAQGSQGYQFGDPTTTDSYSSGCEGCGAPVALKPGQTGQEAYNESFYGGIFRD; from the coding sequence TTGAAGATTAAAGCACAAGTAGCCATGGTATTGAACTTGGATAAGTGTATCGGATGCCATACATGTAGTGTGACATGTAAAAATACTTGGACAAACCGTCCAGGTGCTGAATATATTTGGTTCAATAATGTAGAAACTAAACCAGGTGTCGGTTATCCGAAACGATGGGAAGATCAAGAACACTATAAAGGTGGCTGGACTTTAAATAAAAAAGGGAAATTAGATTTGAAATCTGGAAGCAGATGGTCAAAAATTGCTTTCGGTAAAATTTTCTACAACCCTGATATGCCAGTTATCAAAGATTATTATGAACCTTGGACATACAACTATGAGCATTTAACAACAGCGAAAGCCAGCAAACATTCTCCAGTTGCCACTGCACATTCAGTAATTTCTGGCGATAAGATCGATTTACAATGGGGACCGAACTGGGAAGATGATTTAGCGGGCGCTCATGTCACTGCACCTGAAGATCCGAATGTTCAACGCATTGAAGAAAAAATTCAATTTGATTTCGATCAAACATTTATGATGTACTTACCGCGTTTATGCGAACACTGCTTGAACCCAAGCTGTGTAGCATCGTGTCCTTCTGGTGCAATGTATAAGCGTGACGAAGACGGTATCGTCTTAGTTGACCAAGATGCTTGTCGCGGCTGGCGTTATTGTATGACTGGCTGTCCATATAAAAAGGTTTACTTCAACTGGAAAACAAATAAAGCAGAAAAATGTACTTTCTGTTTCCCACGTGTTGAAGCAGGCATGCCGACAGTTTGTTCTGAAACTTGTACAGGCCGTATGCGTTATTTAGGTGTATTGCTATATGATGCAGACCGTGTACATGAAGTTGCATCTTGTGAGAATGAACAAGATTTGTATGAAAAGCAATGTGAACTGTTCTTGAATCCTTATGATGAAGATGTCATTGAACAAGCGAAAAAAGATGGTATTTCTATGGATTGGATTGAAGCAGCACAAAATTCTCCAGTCTATAAATTAGCAATTGAATATAAACTTGCTTTCCCATTACATCCTGAATATCGTACATTACCAATGGTTTGGTATTGCCCGCCATTAAGTCCGATTATGAACTACTTTGAAGGTAAAGATTCAATTAAAAATCCAGATGCAATCTTCCCGGCTATTGAAGAAATGCGTCTGCCGATTGAATATCTTGCTAGTTTATTAACAGCTGGAGATACCAAATCAGTAAAAGAAGCCTTGCAACGTATGGCGATGATGAGAAGCTATATGCGTGCGCAAGTCACTGGCAAAGACTTCGATACAGACCGCCTAGCACGTCTTGGTTTAACTGAACGTCAAACTAAAGATATGTATCGACTGTTGGCTATTGCGAAATATGAAGATCGTTTCGTTATTCCGACTTCACATAAAGAACAGTACATGGACACTTATGCAGCACAAGGCAGTCAAGGTTATCAATTTGGCGACCCGACAACAACTGATTCTTATAGCAGCGGTTGTGAAGGTTGCGGTGCTCCTGTTGCATTGAAACCGGGTCAAACTGGACAAGAAGCTTACAACGAAAGCTTTTATGGAGGGATTTTCCGTGATTAA
- a CDS encoding nitrate reductase subunit alpha has translation MAKFGMNFFKPTEKFNGNWSVLTDKSREWEKMYRERWSHDKVVRTTHGVNCTGSCSWKVFVKNGVITWENQQTDYPSCGPDMPEFEPRGCPRGASFSWYEYSPLRVRYPYMRGKLWELWTTALEEHEGNHIAAWASIVEDPEKAKIYKNARGKGGHMRVSWKDVLQLIAAQLLYTIKKDGPDRIAGFTPIPAMSMLSYASGARFINLMGGEMLSFYDWYADLPPASPQIWGEQTDVPESSDWYNANYIIMWGSNVPLTRTPDAHFMTEVRYKGTKVVSVAPDYAENVKFADNWLAPNPGTDAAVAQAMTHVILQKYYVDEPSEMFINYAKQYTDMPFLLMFDEHEGGYKAGRFLRASDLGMESENNEWKPVVFDNESGEIIVPNGTMGQRWEEGKQWNLKLENEDGSKVDPALSVAEDEHDIDIMKFPYFDNAGNGIFERPIASREVTLADGKKVKVATVYDLMTSQYGIRRFNHELEAKGFDDAETQYTPAWQEAVAGVKQDVITQVATEFAQNAIDTGGRSMIIMGAGINHWFNSDTIYRAVLNLVMLCGCQGVNGGGWAHYVGQEKCRPIEGWSTIAFAKDWQGPPRLQNGTSWFYFTTDQWKYEESGVDKLASPLADELKHKHPADYNVTAARLGWLPSYPQFDTNSLRFGEDAKEAGEFTNEEVLKRAVESVKSRETKFAVEDPDLRTNHPKSLFIWRSNLLSSSAKGQEYFMKHMLGTSSGLLAEPNEEDKPEEMIWRDDVQGKLDLIVALDFRMTSTPLKADIVLPAATWYEKHDLSSTDMHPFVHPFNPAIDPLWESRSDWDIFKSLSQTVSEMAKVYMPGTYKDVVTSPLAHDSKQEIATPYGKVKDWTKGEVEAIPGKTMPGFAVVDRDYTLIYDKYVTAGPLLESAKLGAHGVSFPVKKQYEEAKDIVGTWSDGTIKDGRPRIDTARRAADVVLNISSATNGELSQASYKDLEEKTGMPLADISSDRSAEKITFMNITSQPREVIPTAVFSGSNKGNKRYSPFTTNIERLVPFRTLTGRQSYYLDHEIFQQFGESLPVYKPTLPPMVFGTKDKQVIGGQDNLVLRYLTPHGKWNIHSTYQDNQHMLTLFRGGPTVWIAKEDAEAHDIHDNDWLEVYNRNGVVTARAVTSHRMPKGTMFMYHAQDKHIQTPGSEITGLRGGSHNAPTRIHLKPTQLVGGYAQISYSFNYYGPIGNQRDVYVAVRKMKEVDWLED, from the coding sequence ATGGCGAAATTTGGAATGAACTTTTTTAAGCCAACTGAAAAATTTAACGGCAATTGGTCGGTTTTAACAGATAAAAGCAGAGAATGGGAGAAAATGTATCGTGAACGTTGGAGTCACGATAAAGTCGTACGTACAACGCATGGCGTTAACTGCACAGGTTCATGTTCTTGGAAAGTATTTGTAAAAAATGGTGTTATCACTTGGGAGAACCAACAAACAGATTATCCAAGCTGTGGACCGGATATGCCTGAGTTTGAACCACGTGGGTGTCCTCGTGGTGCGTCTTTCTCTTGGTATGAATATAGTCCGCTTCGTGTACGATACCCTTACATGCGCGGCAAGTTATGGGAACTTTGGACAACCGCTTTAGAAGAACACGAGGGTAATCATATTGCGGCCTGGGCTTCAATTGTAGAAGATCCTGAAAAGGCAAAGATTTATAAAAATGCCCGCGGTAAAGGCGGCCACATGCGTGTATCTTGGAAAGATGTCTTGCAGTTAATTGCAGCACAATTATTATACACAATTAAGAAAGACGGCCCGGACCGTATCGCAGGATTCACACCAATCCCGGCTATGTCTATGTTGAGTTATGCATCAGGTGCACGTTTCATCAATTTGATGGGCGGAGAAATGTTAAGTTTCTATGATTGGTATGCAGACTTACCGCCAGCTTCGCCGCAAATTTGGGGTGAACAAACTGATGTTCCTGAATCTAGTGATTGGTATAACGCAAACTACATTATTATGTGGGGGTCTAACGTACCATTAACACGTACACCAGATGCGCATTTTATGACTGAAGTACGTTATAAAGGAACAAAGGTAGTTTCTGTCGCGCCAGATTATGCAGAAAATGTAAAATTTGCAGATAACTGGTTAGCACCGAACCCTGGTACTGATGCCGCTGTGGCACAAGCAATGACACATGTTATCTTGCAAAAATATTATGTAGATGAACCTTCTGAAATGTTTATCAACTATGCGAAACAATATACAGATATGCCATTCTTATTAATGTTTGATGAGCATGAAGGCGGATATAAAGCAGGACGCTTTTTACGCGCAAGCGATTTAGGTATGGAATCTGAAAACAATGAATGGAAACCAGTTGTATTTGATAATGAATCCGGTGAAATCATTGTTCCGAACGGTACTATGGGACAACGTTGGGAAGAAGGCAAACAATGGAACTTGAAATTAGAAAATGAAGATGGTTCTAAGGTTGATCCCGCATTGTCAGTTGCTGAAGATGAACACGATATTGATATAATGAAATTCCCTTATTTCGATAATGCAGGCAATGGTATTTTCGAACGCCCGATTGCTTCGCGTGAAGTGACATTAGCAGATGGCAAGAAAGTTAAAGTTGCAACAGTTTATGACTTGATGACAAGCCAATACGGTATCCGTCGTTTCAATCATGAACTGGAAGCCAAAGGTTTTGATGATGCTGAAACGCAATATACACCAGCATGGCAAGAAGCAGTAGCGGGTGTGAAACAAGATGTCATTACACAAGTAGCAACTGAATTTGCACAAAATGCAATTGATACAGGCGGCCGTTCAATGATTATCATGGGTGCTGGTATTAACCACTGGTTCAATTCAGATACGATTTATCGTGCTGTTTTAAACTTAGTAATGCTTTGCGGCTGTCAAGGAGTCAATGGCGGAGGCTGGGCGCACTATGTAGGACAAGAGAAATGTCGTCCGATTGAAGGTTGGAGCACTATTGCGTTTGCTAAAGACTGGCAAGGTCCGCCACGTCTGCAAAATGGTACAAGCTGGTTCTATTTCACAACAGATCAATGGAAATATGAAGAATCAGGTGTTGATAAGCTAGCATCTCCGCTTGCAGACGAACTTAAACATAAACACCCTGCAGATTATAATGTTACAGCAGCGCGTTTAGGTTGGTTACCATCATATCCGCAATTTGATACAAATAGTTTGAGATTTGGTGAAGATGCGAAAGAAGCAGGAGAATTCACAAATGAAGAAGTATTGAAACGTGCCGTAGAATCTGTGAAAAGCCGCGAAACTAAATTTGCGGTTGAAGATCCGGATTTACGTACGAATCATCCGAAATCATTGTTTATTTGGCGTTCTAACTTGTTATCAAGTTCTGCTAAAGGACAAGAGTATTTCATGAAACACATGTTAGGTACAAGTTCTGGGTTATTAGCGGAACCAAATGAAGAAGACAAACCGGAAGAGATGATTTGGCGTGATGATGTACAAGGTAAATTAGATTTAATTGTTGCGTTAGATTTCCGTATGACTTCAACACCGCTTAAAGCAGATATCGTTTTACCTGCTGCGACATGGTATGAAAAACATGACTTATCATCAACAGACATGCACCCATTCGTACATCCATTCAATCCAGCAATTGATCCATTATGGGAGTCTCGTTCTGACTGGGATATTTTCAAATCATTAAGTCAGACAGTATCTGAAATGGCTAAAGTTTATATGCCTGGTACTTATAAAGATGTTGTGACATCGCCATTAGCACATGATTCAAAACAAGAAATCGCTACACCTTATGGCAAAGTGAAAGATTGGACAAAAGGTGAAGTTGAAGCAATTCCTGGAAAAACAATGCCAGGTTTTGCAGTAGTAGATCGTGATTATACACTCATTTACGATAAATATGTCACTGCAGGACCATTATTAGAATCAGCAAAATTAGGTGCGCATGGTGTAAGCTTCCCTGTTAAAAAACAATATGAAGAAGCGAAAGATATTGTGGGTACTTGGAGTGACGGCACAATCAAAGACGGCCGTCCAAGAATTGACACAGCAAGACGTGCAGCTGATGTTGTTTTAAATATTTCATCAGCAACAAATGGAGAATTATCTCAAGCTTCTTACAAAGACTTAGAAGAAAAAACTGGAATGCCATTAGCAGATATTTCTAGTGACCGCAGTGCTGAGAAAATTACTTTTATGAACATTACGTCTCAACCGCGTGAAGTAATTCCAACTGCAGTATTCTCAGGTTCTAATAAAGGGAACAAACGTTATTCACCGTTTACAACAAATATTGAACGTCTTGTACCATTCCGTACATTAACAGGACGTCAAAGTTATTATTTAGATCATGAAATCTTCCAACAATTCGGTGAAAGTTTGCCAGTATACAAACCGACACTGCCGCCAATGGTATTTGGTACCAAAGATAAACAAGTAATCGGCGGACAAGACAATTTAGTTTTAAGATATTTAACACCACATGGTAAATGGAATATCCACTCTACTTACCAAGATAACCAACACATGTTGACACTATTCCGCGGTGGTCCGACTGTATGGATTGCAAAAGAAGATGCAGAAGCCCACGATATTCATGATAATGATTGGTTAGAAGTTTATAACCGTAATGGAGTTGTAACCGCAAGAGCCGTGACATCACACAGAATGCCTAAAGGGACAATGTTTATGTATCACGCACAAGATAAACATATTCAAACACCAGGATCTGAAATTACAGGATTACGCGGCGGTTCACATAACGCGCCAACTAGAATTCATTTAAAACCGACACAATTAGTCGGAGGGTATGCGCAAATCAGTTACAGCTTCAACTATTATGGTCCAATCGGAAACCAAAGAGATGTTTATGTAGCAGTTAGAAAGATGAAGGAGGTAGATTGGCTTGAAGATTAA
- a CDS encoding nitrate reductase molybdenum cofactor assembly chaperone produces MINLDNFYQYQESIGYFAQQLNFPEKLTFHPKTFNEIFDTNHPAYAEVVAYREQIQSHTLTEIKQLYTDTFDFNKQAPLYMTYNKFDTQKERGQMLAKLKVLYEMFGLDMVDNELSDYLPLMLEFLYVAQWQNDDRAEDNIEFVIMVIEDGTYAMLQQLREIDSPYAPLIKGLRETLKRCLQPSKEVSQHA; encoded by the coding sequence GTGATTAACTTAGATAACTTTTATCAATATCAAGAATCTATCGGTTACTTCGCGCAACAATTGAATTTTCCTGAAAAATTAACTTTCCATCCTAAAACCTTCAATGAAATTTTTGATACGAACCATCCAGCATATGCTGAGGTGGTAGCGTATCGCGAACAAATCCAAAGCCATACATTAACTGAAATCAAACAACTCTATACAGATACCTTTGATTTCAACAAACAAGCGCCGCTGTACATGACTTATAATAAATTCGATACACAAAAAGAACGTGGTCAAATGTTGGCGAAGTTAAAAGTCTTATATGAGATGTTCGGTTTGGATATGGTCGATAATGAATTATCAGATTATCTGCCGTTGATGTTGGAATTTTTATATGTGGCGCAGTGGCAAAATGATGACCGTGCAGAAGACAACATTGAATTTGTGATTATGGTCATTGAAGATGGAACGTATGCTATGCTGCAGCAACTAAGAGAAATAGACAGTCCTTATGCACCTTTAATTAAAGGTTTAAGAGAAACATTGAAGCGATGTCTACAACCAAGCAAAGAGGTGAGCCAGCATGCTTAA
- the cobA gene encoding uroporphyrinogen-III C-methyltransferase: MSVSPTGHVYLIGAGPGNPNLLTRKAEHLIRTADIILYDRLVNPFILQLAPPEVEIIDVGKKPYSRHIKQGEINEVLLDAAYKHQNVVRLKGGDPAIFGRVHEEVDILKAHQIPCEIVPGITTASAAAATLGVGLTCRNVSTSVTLTTGSFKGSEEQAIDIASLIDGGTLAIYMGIKRLHTIITQIYQQVGKDYPICAVFDVSYATQKVITGHLSDIEKKVHAEAPEDAPGILLIGDALEFADENTHIEIEAMSQYFGKECVVTGPREAAIEKAFEIYDAGGWCMIDPNTDEHYHQSQLDLIYRYMQVNDNTMIVKV, from the coding sequence ATGTCTGTAAGTCCAACCGGTCATGTTTACCTTATCGGCGCAGGTCCGGGGAATCCGAATCTCCTGACACGTAAGGCAGAACATCTTATTCGAACAGCGGATATCATTTTATATGACCGCTTAGTCAATCCTTTTATTTTACAACTTGCGCCTCCTGAAGTTGAAATTATTGATGTAGGCAAAAAGCCGTATAGCCGTCATATTAAACAAGGCGAAATTAATGAAGTTTTATTAGATGCTGCTTATAAACACCAAAATGTAGTACGCTTGAAAGGCGGAGATCCGGCGATTTTCGGCAGAGTACATGAAGAGGTGGATATTTTGAAGGCACATCAAATTCCTTGTGAGATCGTGCCTGGGATTACAACAGCGAGTGCTGCTGCAGCCACACTAGGTGTCGGCTTGACATGTCGCAACGTCTCAACGAGTGTGACTTTGACTACGGGCAGCTTTAAAGGTTCTGAGGAACAAGCCATCGATATTGCTTCTTTAATCGATGGCGGCACATTAGCGATTTATATGGGCATCAAACGTCTGCACACGATTATTACGCAGATATATCAACAAGTCGGGAAAGATTATCCGATTTGTGCGGTATTCGATGTATCTTATGCTACTCAAAAAGTAATTACAGGACATCTTTCTGATATTGAAAAGAAAGTGCACGCTGAAGCACCTGAAGATGCTCCGGGCATCTTATTAATCGGTGATGCTTTAGAATTTGCTGACGAGAATACACATATCGAGATAGAAGCTATGTCACAATACTTCGGTAAAGAGTGCGTTGTGACAGGGCCGAGAGAAGCGGCTATTGAAAAAGCGTTTGAAATTTATGACGCAGGTGGATGGTGTATGATCGATCCGAATACTGATGAGCACTATCATCAAAGCCAGCTGGATTTGATATATCGCTATATGCAAGTGAATGATAATACCATGATTGTAAAAGTATGA
- the nreB gene encoding nitrate respiration regulation sensor histidine kinase NreB (Involved in the regulation of the the nitrate reductase operon narGHJI) — MKSTNNRSKLQELLTQYYLNTNEKMVFLNSLGEVIALNEAAEEVFAEDNDYSQMTNAICRRCEGYSNEYDIMSCENCFLEALEIGKGSFQVFMRTKENKIQPYTASYELIDQDKGIYAFTLHNISPQIQRQERMYQRKMMQKTISAQENERKRISRELHDGIVQELINVDVELRLLKYQQDKDELIDNSKRIEGIMSRLIDDVRNLSVELRPSSLDDLGLDAAFRSYFKQFERNYGVYVDYHTNVSAQRFDNEVETVVYRVVQEALFNALKYAQVDTIEVSIQLSDETIIAEVSDRGVGFKRGDNPKGTGLGLFGMNERAEQVNGTVNIDSQIGRGTIVTLEVPITDKR; from the coding sequence ATGAAATCAACAAATAACCGCAGCAAATTACAAGAGTTATTGACGCAATATTATTTGAATACTAATGAGAAAATGGTCTTCTTAAACAGCCTGGGTGAAGTCATAGCACTTAATGAAGCGGCAGAAGAAGTGTTTGCTGAGGACAATGATTATTCGCAAATGACCAATGCCATCTGCCGCAGATGTGAAGGTTATTCGAATGAATATGATATCATGTCTTGCGAGAATTGTTTTTTAGAAGCTTTAGAAATCGGAAAAGGAAGCTTTCAAGTGTTCATGCGTACTAAAGAGAATAAAATCCAACCTTATACAGCATCCTATGAATTGATAGATCAAGACAAAGGCATTTATGCATTTACATTACACAATATTTCTCCGCAAATTCAGCGTCAAGAACGTATGTATCAACGTAAAATGATGCAAAAAACGATTTCTGCTCAGGAAAATGAGCGTAAACGTATTTCAAGAGAGCTGCACGACGGGATTGTGCAAGAATTAATCAATGTGGACGTTGAGCTACGTTTATTAAAGTACCAGCAAGATAAGGATGAATTAATAGATAATTCGAAGCGGATTGAAGGCATTATGTCACGTTTAATCGATGATGTACGTAATTTGTCGGTAGAATTACGTCCTTCTTCTTTAGATGATTTAGGTTTAGATGCCGCTTTCCGCTCATACTTCAAACAATTTGAAAGAAACTACGGTGTATATGTCGATTATCATACGAACGTTTCAGCACAACGATTTGATAATGAAGTTGAAACGGTGGTATATCGAGTAGTGCAAGAAGCACTATTCAATGCATTAAAATATGCGCAAGTTGACACAATTGAAGTTTCAATACAATTAAGTGATGAAACGATTATTGCAGAAGTCAGTGACCGTGGCGTCGGATTCAAGAGAGGAGATAATCCAAAGGGCACAGGGTTAGGTTTATTCGGCATGAATGAACGTGCCGAACAAGTGAATGGGACAGTTAATATAGATTCTCAAATCGGTCGCGGCACCATTGTAACGTTGGAAGTTCCAATAACTGATAAACGATAG
- the narI gene encoding respiratory nitrate reductase subunit gamma encodes MLNQFLWIIYPYLCVAIFIIGHIARYQYDQFSWTAKSSEFIEKKRLKWGSLLFHLGIIPVAAGHFVGLVIPASWLEGIGVNNHIYHIGAVYIGSLFGFMVLIGMILLTYRRVSIKNIRRLSSASDMVVNFFLLVIICMGLYSTLVTNAISPDFDYRQTISIWFRHLFTFNPNASLMTNIPWSFKLHIFLGFSIFALWPFTRLVHVWSVPLSYANRSYIIYRKNKARS; translated from the coding sequence ATGCTTAATCAATTTCTATGGATTATTTATCCTTATCTGTGTGTAGCCATTTTTATTATCGGTCATATTGCACGTTATCAATATGATCAATTCTCCTGGACAGCAAAATCCAGTGAATTTATTGAAAAGAAACGATTGAAATGGGGCAGCCTGCTGTTTCATTTAGGTATTATACCAGTGGCAGCTGGTCACTTTGTCGGTCTAGTAATTCCGGCATCTTGGTTGGAAGGTATCGGTGTTAATAATCACATTTACCACATTGGAGCCGTTTATATCGGCAGTCTTTTCGGATTCATGGTCTTAATCGGAATGATTTTACTGACATATCGTCGTGTATCTATTAAGAATATTAGACGTTTAAGCTCTGCATCGGACATGGTAGTCAATTTCTTTTTGCTTGTAATTATTTGTATGGGCTTATATTCTACACTTGTAACTAATGCGATATCACCAGATTTTGACTACAGACAAACCATTTCAATTTGGTTCAGACATTTATTTACCTTTAATCCTAATGCGAGTTTGATGACAAATATACCGTGGTCATTTAAACTGCATATATTCTTAGGTTTTTCAATTTTTGCTTTATGGCCGTTCACACGCCTAGTGCATGTTTGGAGTGTGCCATTGTCTTATGCAAACAGAAGTTATATCATTTATCGTAAAAATAAAGCAAGATCATAG